A genomic stretch from Komagataeibacter xylinus includes:
- a CDS encoding potassium transporter Kup encodes MTQPTGPVAPGSSTTPDGGAHPAPAAQQANAAPKITEYGADQHEHAANPVGFAALLSVLGVVFGDIGTSPIYALRSTIMVVSQHHKIEPWEILGVLSLIIWSLLLIVTVKYVILIMRADHNGEGGIISLMSLAQRVAPSNRMRIALGMVGIGGACLFFGDGMITPAISVLSAVEGLEVSFPAAHDLVIPIALMVLVGLFSVQCYGTGKVGTIFGPIMLVWFSLLGILGALEILHHPKVLLAISPTYAVQFIIYHGWLSFIALGSVVLSVTGAEALYADMGHFGRQPIRYAWLFCVLPCLALNYLGQGALIISEPKALENPFFLLGPHWMQVPMIILSTMATVIASQAGISGGFSLCRQIIQLGYLPRLRVTHTNAEEEGQIYLPEFNRFLMVGALLLVLAFRSSDALASAYGIAVTGTFMCTCVLAMVVFRRLYHWSRPAAVATFGGFFLLDTTFFASNALKIPQGGWVPVLLGIVLTLMMTTWKKGRQLIMNRQKQDSMPMNSFLARLPQSRIIRVPGTAVYMTGNPEFVPACLLHNLKHNKVLHDHVLFVTVQTLDQPEADHGHRVALQELAPDIYRIILRYGFMEMPNLPRALEDLKASGLDFDALQASYFTSRELLVRSSVPKLSRWRMSLFLFMARNATPATEFFRIPPDRVVELGVRLAI; translated from the coding sequence ATGACGCAACCCACGGGGCCTGTTGCCCCCGGATCCTCAACGACGCCGGATGGCGGCGCGCACCCCGCGCCTGCCGCACAGCAGGCCAATGCCGCGCCCAAGATTACCGAATATGGCGCCGACCAGCACGAGCATGCCGCGAACCCGGTCGGCTTCGCCGCCCTGCTCAGCGTGCTCGGCGTGGTGTTTGGCGATATCGGCACAAGCCCGATCTACGCCCTGCGCTCGACCATCATGGTCGTATCGCAGCACCACAAGATCGAGCCGTGGGAAATACTGGGCGTTCTCAGCCTGATCATCTGGTCGCTGCTGCTGATCGTGACGGTGAAATACGTCATCCTGATCATGCGCGCCGACCATAATGGCGAGGGCGGGATCATCTCGCTCATGTCGCTGGCCCAGCGCGTGGCGCCCAGCAACCGCATGCGCATAGCCCTCGGCATGGTGGGAATCGGCGGCGCGTGCCTGTTCTTTGGCGATGGCATGATCACGCCCGCCATTTCCGTGCTCTCGGCGGTGGAAGGGCTTGAGGTCAGCTTCCCCGCAGCCCACGATCTGGTCATTCCCATCGCACTCATGGTGCTGGTGGGGCTGTTCTCGGTGCAGTGCTACGGCACGGGCAAGGTGGGCACCATATTCGGCCCCATCATGCTGGTGTGGTTCAGCCTGCTGGGCATACTGGGCGCGCTTGAAATCCTCCACCACCCCAAGGTGCTGCTGGCCATATCGCCCACCTATGCGGTGCAGTTCATCATCTATCACGGGTGGCTGTCGTTCATTGCCCTTGGCTCGGTGGTTCTGTCGGTTACGGGTGCTGAGGCGCTTTATGCCGATATGGGGCATTTTGGCCGCCAGCCCATCCGCTATGCGTGGCTGTTCTGCGTGCTGCCGTGCCTGGCGCTGAACTATCTGGGCCAGGGGGCGCTGATCATCTCCGAGCCCAAGGCGCTCGAGAACCCCTTCTTCCTGCTCGGCCCGCACTGGATGCAGGTGCCGATGATCATCCTGTCCACCATGGCCACGGTCATTGCCAGCCAGGCGGGCATCTCGGGCGGGTTCTCGCTGTGCCGCCAGATCATCCAGCTTGGCTACCTGCCGCGCCTGCGCGTGACCCACACCAATGCGGAGGAAGAGGGCCAGATCTACCTGCCCGAGTTCAACCGCTTCCTCATGGTGGGCGCACTGCTGCTGGTGCTGGCCTTCCGCAGTTCCGATGCGCTGGCTTCCGCCTACGGCATTGCAGTGACGGGCACGTTCATGTGCACCTGCGTGCTGGCCATGGTGGTGTTCCGCAGGCTGTATCACTGGTCGCGCCCTGCGGCGGTTGCGACATTCGGTGGCTTCTTCCTGCTTGATACGACGTTCTTTGCCTCCAACGCGCTCAAGATCCCGCAGGGCGGCTGGGTGCCGGTGCTGCTCGGTATCGTGCTGACGCTGATGATGACGACCTGGAAAAAGGGCCGCCAGCTGATCATGAACCGGCAGAAGCAGGACAGCATGCCGATGAACTCGTTCCTGGCCCGCCTGCCGCAGTCACGCATCATCCGCGTGCCGGGCACGGCGGTGTACATGACCGGCAACCCCGAATTCGTGCCTGCCTGCCTGCTGCACAACCTCAAGCACAACAAGGTGCTGCACGACCATGTGCTGTTCGTGACCGTGCAGACCCTCGACCAGCCCGAGGCCGATCACGGCCACCGCGTGGCGTTGCAGGAACTGGCCCCCGACATCTACCGCATCATCCTGCGCTACGGCTTCATGGAAATGCCCAACCTGCCCCGCGCACTCGAAGACCTGAAGGCCAGCGGGCTGGACTTTGATGCACTGCAGGCCTCCTACTTCACCAGCCGCGAACTGCTGGTGCGCTCGTCGGTGCCCAAGCTCTCGCGCTGGCGCATGTCGCTGTTCCTGTTCATGGCGCGCAATGCGACGCCTGCCACCGAGTTCTTCCGCATTCCACCCGACCGCGTGGTAGAGCTGGGCGTGCGGCTGGCGATCTGA
- the hemW gene encoding radical SAM family heme chaperone HemW codes for MAEPLALYVHWPFCLSKCPYCDFNSHVRDEIPRARFGSALRRELAHEAAVMGDTPAERPIISSIFFGGGTPSLMAPGTVAGLIADARSQFGFTDNVEITLEANPTSVETGLLRAFRDAGVNRISMGIQSLEPEALRFLGREHDAPQAIAALETARKLFDRISFDLIYARPGQTEAAWRSELEAALALVSDHLSLYQLTIEPGTKFEGLYRQGRFRLPEGDDAARLYELTAEVAARHGLLGYEISNYARPGAESRHNLTYWRYGDYVGIGPGAHGRLTRNGVTCATRRHRAPEPWAERVERTGTGAHPDERLDNRDRAREMLLMGLRLREGIDTTRFARRTGMDVLDALDADMLNMAIGEGYLVLDPAGQRLRATDAGRLRLESLLAALVL; via the coding sequence ATGGCCGAGCCGCTGGCGCTTTATGTGCACTGGCCGTTCTGCCTGTCCAAATGCCCGTACTGCGATTTCAACAGCCATGTGCGCGATGAAATTCCCCGCGCCCGCTTTGGTAGCGCGCTCAGGCGCGAACTGGCCCATGAAGCAGCCGTAATGGGCGATACGCCCGCCGAGCGCCCGATCATCAGTTCCATCTTTTTTGGCGGCGGCACGCCTTCCCTCATGGCACCCGGGACGGTAGCCGGGCTGATTGCCGATGCCCGCAGCCAGTTTGGCTTTACCGACAATGTGGAAATCACGCTCGAGGCCAACCCGACGAGCGTGGAGACCGGCCTGCTGCGGGCCTTCCGCGATGCCGGGGTCAACCGCATTTCAATGGGCATCCAGAGCCTTGAGCCCGAGGCCCTGCGCTTTTTAGGCCGCGAGCATGACGCCCCGCAGGCCATCGCGGCCCTCGAGACAGCGCGCAAATTGTTCGACCGCATCTCGTTCGACCTGATCTATGCCCGGCCAGGACAGACCGAAGCCGCATGGCGCAGTGAACTTGAGGCAGCCCTTGCGCTGGTATCCGACCACCTGTCGCTCTATCAGCTCACCATCGAGCCGGGCACGAAATTCGAGGGGCTGTACCGTCAGGGCCGCTTCCGCCTGCCCGAGGGCGATGACGCGGCCAGGCTGTATGAACTCACTGCCGAGGTCGCCGCCCGGCATGGCCTGCTGGGCTACGAGATCTCGAACTACGCCCGCCCCGGTGCCGAGAGCCGCCATAACCTGACCTACTGGCGCTATGGCGACTATGTGGGAATCGGCCCCGGCGCCCATGGGCGGCTGACCCGCAATGGCGTGACCTGCGCCACCCGCCGCCACCGCGCGCCCGAGCCATGGGCCGAGCGCGTGGAGCGCACCGGCACCGGCGCCCACCCTGATGAACGGCTGGATAACCGCGACCGCGCGCGTGAAATGCTGCTGATGGGCCTGCGATTGCGCGAGGGCATTGACACCACCCGTTTCGCCCGGCGCACCGGCATGGATGTGCTCGATGCGCTTGATGCCGACATGCTGAACATGGCGATCGGGGAGGGCTATCTGGTGCTTGACCCTGCCGGGCAGCGCCTGCGCGCCACCGATGCAGGCCGCCTGCGGTTGGAAAGCCTGCTGGCCGCGCTGGTGCTTTGA